accattcaatgacatagtggttgatttgataatcctcaacttcacattACTGCTTTTTCCACAAAACCCATGACTCCACTGCTGCTTAAACATATCACACTGTCTGATAGGGTCTGAAGAAGACTTGTAAAGTACTTCTTAAATTTTAAATCCAGTAAAGTATAAACCCAATACTATGTTACCATGCAGTTCAACAAAGCATATAACGGGAACttcatgtaatattttaaaaattatatacctgCAGGTGACTTGTTCTCCAGTACTTTACAGGAGCCAATGTAACATGATTTATATCCAGGCATCAATTGGAAATCAGTAAGAAAATTAATCAATAGTGCTATTAATTTTTACCCACTGAGTAAAGTTATTGTGAATCACTGTTGCTGAACCAGTTCAGAATTAGGATTGCTGATGTTTTTGACGCGCATTAATTACATGGATGTGAAGTTATGGGGCACAATGATTACATATGCACAAATTACAAAACCTGTTGAGTGCAATAAACAGTAAGAAAGATGGTAATACACTTGAAGAGAACATTGACAGGCTGTTGCAATAAGAATCCACTGCAATGGTGGTTCAAAATTAGCTCAGAAACCTGGGAAGCCATTTTGTTCAGAGGAATGAGGGGGCTAACCCATGCTGAATGATACAAAGTTAACAGGGGTGCAAGAACCCTTTGGGAGTTGGTGCTCAAATCTGTGAAGGGGCCTAAGCTGGtattcatagactccctacagtgtggaaacaggccctcatccaatcctctgaacagcatctcacccacagCCACCTCCCTATCCTATCTCTGCAcctccaatggctaacccacctatctttgggtgtgggaggaagccagagcacccagaggggaacacacacagacacagggagaatatgcaaactccacacagacagtcacccgagggtggaatcaaacccaagtccctcgtgctgtgaggcagcggtgctaatcactgagccaccgtaccaccctctCTCTACATCATATCAAGTTAGAATTCTTTCCAATTGGTGCCTGGATATAAATCATGTTACACTGGCTCTTGTAAAGTACTGGAGAACAAGTCACCTGCAGGTATGTAATTCTTAAAATATTATATTCAGTTCCCAGTATATGCTTTGTTGAACTGCATGGGAATATAATATTGGGTTCATACTTTCCTGGATTTAAAGTTTAGTAAGTACTTTAAAAGTGTTCTTCAGTCCCTATCGGACAGCCTGAGATAACAGATTTTTAAGCAGTAATATCAAGTTATAGACACTACTATCACACTATTATACATGTCTAAGGCAATACTCCAGTGTTTTGATTGCTTCAAATTTCCTTATTTCAAAATGGACCATGCTTCTAGTTAAATAAATGAAAGCTATTAGCAGGCAGATCAAGGGTGATTCTGGTTTTCTCACCCTATGGTTCGTCAGAGTATGGAAAGTGTATCCAAGATCACACTGTGTGATAGGGTCTGAAGAAGACTTGTAAAGTACTTCCTAAACTTTAAATCCAGTAAAGTATAAACCCAATACTATGTTACCATGCAGTTCAACAAAGCATATACCGGGAACttcatgtaatatttttaaaattacataccTGCAGGTGACTTGTTCCCCAGTACTTTACAGGAGCCAATGTAACATGATTTATATCCAGGCATCAATTGGAAATCAGTAAGAAAATTAATCAATAGTGCTATTAATTTTTATCCACTGAGTAAAGTTATTGTGAATCACTGTTGCTGAACCAGTTCAGAATTAGGATTGCTGATGTTTTTGACGCGCACTAATGACATGGATGTGAAGTTATGGGGCACAACGGGAAATAcatggagtggcacggtggcacagtggttagcactgctgccagggacctgggttcaattccagcgactgcctgtgtggaatttgcacattctccccgtgcctgtgtgggtttcctctgggtgctccaatttcctcccatggtccaaagatgtgcaggttaggtgaatcggccatgctaaattgcccataaagtTAGGcatgttagtcaggggtaaatatgggtgtgggtgggttactcttcagagggttggtgtggactagttgggccaaagggcctgtttccacactgtagggaatctaatctaatcaggtttAGACTGACAAATAAAGCTTTAAAATCTATGTACTTGCTGGTATCCCTTTGTCTCTGCACTATGCTTCATGACAGCTGGCTATAGGCAGCCCAGAGCAAGAATTTTATATAGAAACCCCACCTCAATGGTGTCACAGTGACATAAACTGGGCCAGCTGCCACAGTGCCTGCAGAGTAAAATTGATTTTTGTAAATTGTCCACAAAATATTCCCCAAtcagcagttttaaaaatcataaaacacagaGCAAGCAAGTGATGAGAGATATCAGTAAGTGTACAGATGCCATGTAAATGCAGACCTGCATGAAACTCAAATTGAATTACATTCCACCTTTAAGAATGACTCGGCATTTTGTCAGATTCTTACGGAACAGTATACCTTACATCCGAAATACTTGCATATCTGATCACTGGCAGCATCTTATACTCTAAGATATTCAACTCAAGGTACTCCGAATACGCAATCAGAAGGTTTCAGATTGCATAGGATATTAGTGTATACCCTTTGGCCACAGCGAAAACCTTACTGAGGGAGAAATTCACCAACTTTACACCCAATGTTGCAAACCTCCAACTGAATTTGACACTTTGTTCCAACATTAGCTGTTGGTATTATGCAAATCCTTTCATTGATAGATGCTCTAATTAGTTTATAGTCAGCCATTATTTTCCATAATTAACTTCCCGTTCGCTCATAACTGACAACACCGATTCTATTGTTTCGTTTGTTGATGCCTAAAAaatgttgctgaagctttttgtctttcaCTCACTGATACAAACACAGGAACGCCAAATACATTTTCTTTCAACGAGCTAATTGCTGCTAAATCACACTGACATCTGTACattcaaaatatatatttttgaaacTCACCTGTCACACAGGCCATTTTCTTCCCACTCATTTAGCACAAAATATTATATCTTCCTGGTTTctaaaaatatataaatgtataCAACACAAATTGTGCTGATCAGACATTCTGGTATTAAAGAGATAGGCCTGATCGTTATTCTCCCAACAGTATAATATTGTACATAACTGTGTCCATAAAAAATATGTtgccaggtctggcagcatctgtggacagaaagcagagtcatCATTTCAGgtagtggcccttcttcagaactaattgtaGCTAGGAGTTGGTAAATAAGCTTTTCCCaattacaatcagttctgaagaaacactgactctgctctctctctctctcctcagatactgtcagGTCTTCTGAGTTCTCCAGtcatttctgttcctgtttcagatttctagcatctgcaattctttgttttttaacTCCAAAAGTCATACTTCAGAGTCACAAAgctgtacagcacaaaaaaacagacccttcagtctaactcgttcatgctgaccagatagcctaaattaatctagttccatttaccaacatttggcccatatccctttaaacccttgcctgtcatgtaaccatccagatgccttttaaatgttacaattgtaccagcctcagctacctcctctggcagctcattccacacatgcactctGTTTGACAATGTTGTccttagatcacttttaaatctttcccctctcatcttaaacctatgccctctagctttggactcctcaaccctggggaaaagacattggctattcatcgtattcaccaccccccaccccctccatgttactataaacctctataaggttactactcagcctccaacactccagcctctccctatagctcaaactctccaagccCCCCCAAATCTTTTTACACCCCTGCAAATCTTTCAGAGCcccctcaagtttcacaacgtcttccCTGTAGAGGGAGAggagaactgaatgcagtattccaaatgtaggctagtcaatgtcctgcacagtcaCAACACAGCCTCCCAATTCCCATagacaatgcactgaccaataaagggaagcgtaccaaatgccttcttcactatcctgtgactCCAActtcaaggaaccatgaatcCAATTTAGTGTAAATACATGTTATTGACACTAATCTAACAAAAAGATGCATATTTCAGATGCTGGGTGATTATTATTTTCCGGCATCTATTCTTTCAGCTCTTATGTTAATCATCATTTGCTGTGTGACAATTTTTTCATGGTCAGCTGAGTTAGACATTACGTACAGTTCgcactttttctttaaattaaccTTGAAACTCAAGATATTTTAGATAAAGTAGACACTAATTTATTGCATCAAATGAGTCAATGTTCTGCATCAAACAAAGCATACATATGACTTACAAATCAAACGTGTAAACTTTTTTTTCCAAGCAGACTGCTTCACAGTGTCTTTCAAAGAAAGATCTTGTCGGAACAAAATGCTCTGTCTTGATTTAAACCACTGCTCTGTCCTTTGTCTGATATCTAAAATGGTAACATTACAGACTGTACCCATTCAGGCAATCTCCAAACTAGACTTTGATAGCATTCGATGGGTTAAATCTCCTGCTGAATATTATGGAAGcattttatgcatttttaaaaaaaataaaatcataaaattcAGATTTTTCAGTTCATTCAACTGATGGAATTGGCTTAAGGAATAGCACATAGGATTATATTTCCCCCATTCATTGTGGTTCCATCTAGTGTCACTTTATGTGGATGTTGGATCATCTGAAATGGGATAGTGGTTCAGCAAAAACACCTGCAAGGATGGCAACCAGGTATCAGCAGCTGgaactcctttttttttagaaaataaagaacGAACCAATTAAATTGGGACAGATTTAATTGCTTTAGAAATTAATATAGAATGGAGTGAAAACCATTATTAACTGTAGGACATTGCCAAGAAAGCAGAGCACAAAGACAGAAAGGCTCGTTTGGAAGCACGCTCTATTTACAGGCACAGTACTCAGGCAAGATTAAATACTGCGAGTTAAGACAAAAATAAAAGCCTCCTACAATCTTGAAGGTACCAGGtaaaataaagctaaaaaaaagtaGATTCTTAAAGTGCATTTTTATGCAATTAGTCAATGGGTGCAAAATTTTGGAATCTACCTTTTctgtaaaacaattttttttcttaatataTTCTATTGAAAATCCCTGAGTCTCATGATGCCAATAGGTAGTCAAGCAGTATCCCATCTAGGgttgggtgaggtgggggagatgGGACAGAGGAATCGATGGCTACTTTGGCCCCTCTTTCTTTGAGTTCTGTTGTGTCTTAGAGGACCCATAGGACAGGAGCGTCTGAGTGCTTTTGTGGGACacggtttgtgtgctgttattcCTCATGGTTACTTTCCTGGAGGAAGGGTTTCCTTTGGCTGGCACTGTGGACGGCGGGCCGTGGTGATGGGGTTTGGAAGCGGATGGCGAGGACAATGCTTTGGGTGCCGCACTGCCCTCCCCCTCGCGGATCTCACTGGGgcctgcaccaggactcgctgCAGAGATTGCTGTTGCCTCCTCCTCGGGCTCCTCGTTCTCGTCGTCATCGCAGCACAACGCGTGGTACAGAACTTTATCGCTGAATCGCACCCGCTCCCTGGTGCCAGAGGTCCTCAGGAGGGCTTTGTGACTAGGGGCACTGCTAATGGTGTCCTCGCTGGATGTGTCAGGGACACATCCCTCAGGCCCATTGGGGATCAATCCTCCGTTCATCATCCTGTAGTCCACCTCAGACGGGGTGTGTGGGAGCTCCTTGTCGTCGCCGCCTGCCTCGACCTTACTCGACTCTCCTGGAAACTCCAAGAAGGAGCAGAACTCCCAGCTATCCGACAGGATGTCAGGAGTCAGGAACCCGAGCTGCCCGTAATCAGAAAAAGGCCCACATCTGTCGTGGTTTCTAGCTGTGTCACTGCTGGAGGTGCTACTCATTGTGGCAATTGTCCAGTCATCTGGCTCCATctcaaaatcaaaatcagatgTCAACTTGTCGATCTGTTTCACTACCTACAGTGGAGAGAGACAAGCAGCtctgaaaatattcaagaaatCATACCTTAGGAATACTAATGATTTTGGGGGGGAAAAAATACTTACATGGATTGGACAGCATCAAATCTGTGCCAAAAAATAAACATCCCCACTGTTATAAcaatccctctctgtctctccctccatAAACCTCGCTGTGTTTCTCCCTATCACCCTATCCCCCCTCTGTCTCTCCTTCTATTTTGGTCCTTATCTCCCTCTCTATTTTTCTCCCTGTCTATCTTCCCCTGTATATCACCCTCTATTTTTCTCCCCCTCTATTTGTCTTCCTCTCTATATCTCCCCCTCTATTTTTCTTcctctattttctccctctctatccctCCCTCTATTTTTCTCCANNNNNNNNNNNNNNNNNNNNNNNNNNNNNNNNNNNNNNNNNNNNNNNNNNNNNNNNNNNNNNNNNNNNNNNNNNNNNNNNNNNNNNNNNNNNNNNNNNNNNNNNNNNNNNNNNNNNNNNNNNNNNNNNNNNNNNNNNNNNNNNNNNNNNNNNNNNNNNNNNNNNCAATCTTAGTCACTAATGGCAACTGGCTCTTCACAAGAAGCTGTACAGTATAGTAATCGACAGGACTTCAACAAATAGATTTCAGTCAATCGGGATTAATTTAGGACCAGGGGACATGTGGCAAATGCGtccgggcatggttaggaaatTGGGGGACCAGAAATCCGCTTCCAGCCCGTGAATTTACTGAGACAGATCATTGTAACAACAAACAATTGATTAAAGCAAAGGCAAGAGACTCGCTGAGAGACATACAGCAACAAAATAAAAGTAGCAATCACGAAGAGGTAGCAGATTGTCTCGTATTGCTATAGCGAGGTGGTTTCAGATTAAATGTGCAATATTAGCCAAGACGTGGGGAGCAAGCGGCTCTGAAGGACGGATCGTAACTAGGACTGTGTTTCTCTTCGAGGCTTATGTTGAAAATGTTTAGCCAATATTTGCAGGATGTTGTCAGAAGGTGCAACACTGGAGAGGTCTCCACAGGGGGATGGTCTGGGAGTTGGTCACAATAAATGTTTAAATTACACggcaaatataaaattaaaactaACAACACCCTCTGGGCAAATGCAAAGGATTAAAATAGATGCAAGGAAAGTTGGGGGAGGGCACGATTTTCTTGAATAAGAAACAGGGGGACGGTATTGGAGTTGGTCACAATAAATGTTTAAATTGCATggcatattttaaaactaaaagcaGCCTGTGTGAGAATGCAAACGGTTAAAATAAGTGCAAGGAAGGGGAGGCAAATACAAAATTAAAACTAACAACAGCCTCTAGTAGAATGCAAAGGAATTAAATAGATGccgggggtggggagaggattCTCTTGAATACCAAACTGAGGACGGTCTGGGTATTAGTCACAGTAAATGTTTAAATTGCACGGCTTCATTAAAATTAACAGCGGCCTCTGTGAGAATGCAAACGATTCCAAGAAATGCaaggatgggggggaggggacacGACTCTCTTGAGGGGTCGGTCTGGGAGTTGTTCAAGACAGAGGGGGGGTGAGAATAAGGGGGCAAGGGAATAAATCAGCCTCACCTCCTTCAGCTCCTTCGCCACTTCTTTGAGCTCCTGCAGAATAACTTCGAGCTGGTCGATGACCATTTTCATGCGGTTCCGGATCAGCTCCTTGGCTGGGGTCTGCGCTGCTGCCTTGTCACTGTTGTGCCTGGGAGAGATCTCTCTGGTTGACATTATTCAGAGAGCTGGCAAGAGGCGGCCCTCGCCACCCATGCTCCTGGCCGCTTCCCTGGTAGACCCTGCGTGGAACTGGCTGACACAGGGGAACAGGATCCACCATCTTCACACTAACACCAGGAGCAAAACCTTGTCCAGTgatcgatctctctctctctctctggctttttttttcacatgGCACAGCCTGGATGGTGGTGGTTGGATTGTGGGTTGAGAGTAGATTGTTTAGGAGAGAGGAAAAGGGTGGAGAATCACAAGTTTGCACCGATCAATCTATGTTGTTCCCTTTCTCTGCAGTCACCCGAAGAGAACGGTCTATCTCCACACAGactctgctgaatttcttcagcgcCTCTCCTGTGCTTTCTGtaatgtttcaggtttccagcatccgcagttctggtgtggttatttattttctctctgtctctgttattTAAAAGCTTGAAACTCGTTGTTCATCTGCAGGTCAGTCCTGAGAGACTCTGCTGTTCGCCATCAGTACTGGGCAACATCTCGAGGCTGGGGTCTGACATCCTGGTGTCCCTGTCTCTTGACTGCCCTGATACCAAGCAGAAAGCACAAACCCTTCCTTAATGTTAATCCTCCTCATATCCAGCCTCCCTACCACCTCCCTTTATCACCCCCAAGACTCCtgtggagaggggaggggagggtttttttggggggaggggagggggaatacGCTCACCAAACAAGTATCAGAAATGTGCAAAGGTATGAAATACCAACTTTCCACCTGCAGACTCTAAGGTGGGGAAAGGAGGGGGCAAACTCACACGGAATGCAAGCAGACAAGAGCAAACCGAATGAGCTAAGCCATCTGAAAGCAAGTCCTCCCCATCTCtcaattcatgtttttttttctcttctaaaGGGAGACATCAAGTTAATTGTCAAACATCTGCTTCTCCCAGCCAGAAGGATGAGCAGAGATGCTCATTTCTATTGAGGAGGGTTGTGCAATCGTTAGTAAATAtttgaatgcaacatttaaaatgcacacacacagtataaatcccagcatctgcagtgatctGCTCCTACATCTCTCTCCACccctacctttttttaaaaaatgctttatcTGAAGCGTGCTTACCTCGGTCCATCTTTTACCCAGCTCTTTGGAATTCCTGACCAGGAGCAGGAAAGGCAGAGGTACTCATTGCGGATTTGCTGTGTTGCAGGCTGTCGCCAAGCTCCTCAAAGAACGCCGGCGATGTTCAACCGGCCTGGCTTCCCCGTTACTCTCTGCGTCAGATTACTCACAGCAACCCGAGCTAATTCAGTCCGTTTGCAAGACACGACACtccaggaaggagagagagagagagaaaaagcgaCGCTTCACCGTCGCCAAATTACGTTGCATTTAGAAAAATAAACTCCAATAATTTATATCTGCACCCAGTGCCGAACAGCAATATCGCGTGGACTGCTCTTAAAGGCAATTGCTCACATCGAGGAACTGACCAAATTAAACAAcaaatatacatttttaaaaaaaaacaacgcGACAGATTTTCAAATTGTTCTCAGCAAACTTCACATCTACCCAATCGATTTGGGGTTTAAAGTTGCAACTTTTATACGTTTTGCAACACATTCACCTCCCCCCATCCCAAATAATTGACAAGTGTCCCAGTTTAATGAGTCTTTAATAAGCAAGAGGGCACTGTCACACTGGAGGTTATAATTGTTGCTGCTTCGTGTATTGAGAGCGGGTTTTAGCAAATGCACTGAGTCAATGGGAAACCTGCAATAATTTCCCTTTCCTCTCTGGGAGCCGTGTGTTTGGAATCTAAGCAAATTCGCTCTCACACCCACCACTAGAGGGACTGGCGCCTTGTCTTTGGATAGGACTCAAAGCGACTTGCTCCttgcatgatgtggagatgccggtgttggactggagtggacaaagctaaaaatcacacaacgtcaggttgtcaaacacctgatgaaggagcgtcgctccgaaagccagtgcttccaattaaacctgttggactataacctggtgctgtgtgatttttaactttgttcctgcATGGTTAGCTTCTAATGGGAGACAGGCTGTGAAAGAAGGCTGGGGCTTTGGGTTCGAGTTTAACAAGACACTGTTTATCCTGTCGCTGAGATCTGAGCTCCTTGACCCAACTGGAACTACATCAGCAAGGCAACAAAGAGCTTAAGATCGCTCCTACATCCCCAAAATAGACCTATTCAGATCTTTCAGGAAAGCAGCCTACATTTACCCTCTCACCCCAAAgatgagtatgggagttgggttATCTTGTTGAgtttggtgagacctcttctggaatactgtgtgcagttctggtcgaaCAGTTAttggaagggtattattaagctggagaggattctgaagagatttaccaggatgttgcctggtgtggaaggttataaggaaaggctgtgacttttttttactggagcatagaaggttgtgtgctgatagaggttaataaaatcatgaggggtatagattaggttaatggtagttgtctctTCCTTAGGATaggagatttcaagacttgggggcatattttcaaggtgagaggagagagatttcgaaaagacacaaggggcttttttttacacagagggtggttcatgtgtggaatggacttactgaggaagtggtggatgtcggtacagttacaacatttaaaagactttagGATAaaaacatgaataggaatggtttggagggaaatggaccaggGGGAAGCAGGAGGGATAGTTGAGTTTAGGCTAGGGTTATGTTCGGATTatgtttggaccaaagagtctgtttccgtgctgtatgactctatgagatccGACTGTGTTGCGCTTACTCACTTGGAATGGCAGACCAAATGTGTCATGTGGCGGGGCATTTGACCGCAGCTGTAGCTGATAAAATTTCACTTTTGTACATAGttgaaaaagtgctggagattcccagcatctctggagagaaagaaagtCAACTTTCTGGATCCGATGTGACTTTTTCAGGACTGTAGGGGGCGAGAAAGGTGATGGGTGTAATGCTGTTGAAAGACAAAAGGAATGGACAAGTGGGACAGAAGGGGAGGTTATAAGGCAGAAGGAGATGGAGACCGACTATAGAACAAAAGTTGTGGAGTAAGAGGAAAGCATAGGCCCGGTGTAAATGTTAATGCAAAATAAAGGTCAGCTGTGATAAAAGCAGAAATAATATCAATaagatgaggggcatggataggatgaatagacaaagtcttttccctggggtcggggagtccagaactagagggcataggtttagggtgagaggagaaagatataaaagagacctaaggggcaactttttcacgcagagggtggtatgtgtatagaatgagctgccagaggatgtggtggaggctggtacaattgcaacatttaaaaggcatttggatgggtatatgaataggaaggatttggagggatatgggccgggtgctggcaggtgggactagattgggttgggatatctggtcggcctggacgggttggaccgaggggtctgtttccacgctgtacatctctctgactctaagataCAGTCACGAGGCTCAGGGCAGGTACAACTATCAAAGCAGAGGGCTGAAGTTGTTGAGCTTAATACAAATAGAAAGAACTGTGGAGgccggaaatcagaaacaaaaacaaaaattgttggaaaagctcagtaggtctgacagcatccatgcagagaaatcagagttaacctttctgtttccacactgtacatctctatgactctaagatacaGGCACGAGGCTCAGGGCAGGTACAACTATCAAAGCAGAGGGCTGAAGTTGTTGAGCTTAATACaaacagaaagaactgtggaggccggaaatcagaaacaaaaacaaaaattgttggaaaagctcagtaggtctgacagcatccatgcagagaaatcagagttaacctttcgggtgcagtgacccttcctcagaactgagcttttccagcatgttctgttttggTGTGTGAAACTTGgtgttgaatcctgaaggctgtaaggtgTCTAACTGCAAAACCAGGTGTTGTTAACTCCACCTGGTGCTGCGTGTCACTGCATCtgctggaagtccctccctaagggcactgtgtGGTTCCACCAACaacaaatagactgcagcagttcaagaaggcagctcactaccaccttctcaaggggcaattagggacgggcaataaatgctggcccagccgcaTCCCATGAGCCAATAAAACAATTGCACCTGAGGTTGAACAGAAATGTGTGCATCAGCGCAAGATAGAATGCAAATAACCAGAAGATTATTGCTGACTGAGTGTGAGGATTCAGATTAAATAGCCAAATTTGGGCTGACATCAAGGAATCCTTTGACTCAGAGGCAAACATTCGACAAACCCAGGCATACTTgagtgagaaggagaaagtgaggactgcagatgctggagatcagagtcaaaaagtgtgatgctggaaaagcgcagcaggtcaggcagcatccgaggagcaggagaatcaacgtttcagtgtaagctcacaagcctcattcctgatgaagggcttatgcccttctgctcctgctcttcagatgctgcctgaccggctgtacgtttccaacaccacacatACTTGGGTGACAAGTTGATCTGCATTGCTCAAAGTAgttacacagagtcatagagatgtacagcacggaaacaa
This genomic interval from Chiloscyllium plagiosum isolate BGI_BamShark_2017 chromosome 40, ASM401019v2, whole genome shotgun sequence contains the following:
- the LOC122542466 gene encoding inhibitory synaptic factor 1-like — translated: MSTREISPRHNSDKAAAQTPAKELIRNRMKMVIDQLEVILQELKEVAKELKEVVKQIDKLTSDFDFEMEPDDWTIATMSSTSSSDTARNHDRCGPFSDYGQLGFLTPDILSDSWEFCSFLEFPGESSKVEAGGDDKELPHTPSEVDYRMMNGGLIPNGPEGCVPDTSSEDTISSAPSHKALLRTSGTRERVRFSDKVLYHALCCDDDENEEPEEEATAISAASPGAGPSEIREGEGSAAPKALSSPSASKPHHHGPPSTVPAKGNPSSRKVTMRNNSTQTVSHKSTQTLLSYGSSKTQQNSKKEGPK